The nucleotide window GCGCCGACTTGGCGACCATGTCGTCGAGGTGGGCGAGCACCTCGTCCGGCGGCAGATCGAGATCGGCGAGGGTCCGTACGGCCGTCCGCAGGCGGCCCATCGCGGCGGCCCCGTCGATGCCGTGCCCGGCGACCTCGCCGACGACGAGGGCGAGCCGGGCGCCGGAGAGCGGGATGACGTCGTACCAGTCGCCGCCGAGGCCGGTCAGCTCGTCGGCGGGGCGGTAGCGCACGGCGACCTCGGCCGCGTCCTGCTCGGGCAGCCGGCGCGGCAGCAGACTGCGCTGGAGGACGAGGGCGGCCTCACGCTCGCGGGTGTACCGGCGGGCGTTGTCGACACAGACGGCGGCCCGGCCGACCAGCTCCTCGGCGAGACCGAGATCGACGGTGTCGAAGGGGTCCTGGCGGTCGCGCCGGAAGAACGTGGTGATGCCGAGGGTGATTCCGCGGGCCCGCACCGGCACGATCATCACGCTGTGCAGCCCGAGCGCCGACATCGACAGCGCGCGGTGGCCCGGCACGGCCGTCGCCCACTCCTCCGACAGCGGGTCCAGCGTCGGCTCGCACCACGACCGGCCGTTGGCCAGCGCCCGCGCCGGTGGCGACCCGGCCCGGTACGCGGCCACACCGCCGACCTCGACGACGGCCTCGGGCACACCGGGGTTGACGGACTGCTGGGCGGTGCGGCGCAGCACGACGGAACCCTCGCCCGTGCTGGCCCAGGCGCCGGCGCCGGCGAGGGACAGGGGCTCCGCACCCCGGAGCACCGACTCCAGCAGATCGACGGTGACGAAGTCGGCGAGCGCCGGTACGGCCACGTCGACCAGCTCCTGCGCGGTCCGCGACACGTCCAGAGTGCGGCCGATCTGCTCGCCGGCCCGGTCCAGCAGGGCGAGCCGGACGCGGGCGCGATGGCGCTCGGAGACATCGACGACCGTGTAGTAGACGCCGATGGGCCGGCCCTGGTCGTCCTCCAGCCGGGTGAACGACATGGCGTGCGCGGTCTCGCGGTGCGGTGCCGAGCGGAACCGGCCCACGTGTTCGTAGTCGAGGACGGGCTCCCCGGTCGTGAGCACCATGCGCATCTGCGCCTCGATGCGCTCGGCGTCGAGCCCCGGCTGCACCTCGGCGAGCCTTCGCCCGACCCGCTCATGGGCCGGGCCGCCGCCGTACCGGCTCAGCGCCTCGTTGGACCACACGAACCGCAGATCGGTGTCGACGATGGCGATGCCGACGGGCGACCGGGCCGTCATCTGCTCCAGCACGGGCCGGCTCATGTCCCAGCCGGGCGCGTCGGTGGCGTCGGAGACGAGGGCGATCCAGTGGGCGGGGCTCGCGGTGCCGAAGGCGAGCCGCTCGGCCTCCCGGGTCGGCACGACCCGGACCATCACCTTGAAGACGCGTCCTTCCCGGTGGCGCCCGGCGAGGATGCCGGACCAGCCGCCCAGATGGCGATGGGACTCGGCGAGAGCGCCGACCCGGTCCCCGTCCTCGGGGGTCAGCAGCGTACGCACACTGCGGCCCAGGATCTCGGCCGCCGGATACCCGAAGAGACGCTCGGCGTCGCGGGTCCAGCTCGTGACCATCCCGCGTACGTCGATCAGCAGCGGCGCGGCGTCGGCCACGTCGAAGCGCTGACGGGCGACGCCACTGGCGTTACTGCCTCTGTCCGTCCCCACGGCGACCCTCTCTGTCGCTGAGACGCCCTCTGGCCCCATTATTCACCTTGTGTGATCGCAAGCAGGCCAACTCGTGACGACTTCCGTGAACCGGGGGGTGCGCGAGGGACGGGCAGAGGGGGCGCCGTGGGGCGAGCCGGGCATTCGCACGCCCGTACGGCATGCGGTGCGGCGCTCAGCAGTCGCGGAACTCCGGCGACTGGTTGAGGATCTGCGAGCGCAGGGACGTGAACTTGGCGTACGTCTCGCCGCCGCGCGCCTCGGTCGGGAACACCGCGACCCGGTGGCAGTTCTGGAAGGCGAGCGCCACCCCGAAGTGCCGCTCCAGGCTTCCCCGGATCGCGTCGCTGGACAGCGCCCGCAGCAGCTGCCCGCGCTCCTTCTCCGACGGCGGCGGCGTCTGGTTGTCGGCGAACCCGGCGACGGAGGTCTTCAGCTCACCGACGAGCGAGGCGATCAGGTCGTAGGCGTACGGCAGGGACGTACGGACCGTTTCGACGAAGTCCGCCTCGCGCACCTCGCCCTTCTCGGCTTCGGCGAGCAACTGCGGGGAAACGTCGAGCGACATGGGTGTTCCTGTTCTGTGGACGTGCGCTGTTCTTTGTGGGCGGTGGTTCAGAAGGAGACGGCGGCGGTGTCCGCGGCGGCCGCGAGCGACTGCGGGCCGTGCCGGAACTCGGGGTCGACCTGGGCGCCGAGGTCCTGGCCGGTGGCCGCGTTGGCCCAGGCGGCGGCGTTTCGGAGGTGGAACTCGACGGCGTGGCGCTGGAAGGCGGCCCAGTCCTTCGTACGACCGTCGACGGCGGCCTTCAGCCGCTCCAGCGTCCGGAGGTTGTGCCCCTCCAACTCGCCCGGTTCCCGGCCCTGTTCCTGGGCGCGGACGAAGTCGGACAGCACACAGTGGGCCAGCAGGTCGTCGCCGATGTGCTCCTTGAGGAAGAGCAGGTCGTCCTCGCCGGTGACCTTGTTGCCGACGACGGCGATCGGGATGCCGAACTCGGCGGCGTGCTCCTGGTACTGCCGGTACACGGAGACGGACTTCCGGGTCGGTTCGACGACGAGGAAGGTCAGGTCGAACCGGGTGAACAGTCCCGAGGCGAAGGCGTCGGCGCCGGCGGTCATGTCGACGACGACGTACTCGCCGGGCCCGTCGACGAGGTGGTTGAGATACAGCTCCACCGCGCCGAGCTTGGAGTGGTAGCAGGCCACGCCGAGGTCGCTCTCGCCGAAGGCGCCTGTGACCATGAGGGGGACGCCGTCGACGTGCTGGACGTGGTGCCGGTGGACGTCGTCGTCGCCGAGCAGCGTCAGCAGCCGTGAACCCCGGCCGGGCGGCGTCGTCTTGACCATGGCCTCGCGGGAGGCGATCCGGGGGTTGGTGCCGCGCAGGTGGTCCTTGATCTCGCCGGTGCGGGCGCTGAGCGGCGGGGCGCCGAAGACCGCGTCCTCGTCGAGGCCGAGGGCGTGCGCGAGGTGCTGGTTGATGTCGCCGTCGATGGCGACGAGCGGGGCGCCGGAGCCGGCGAGATGCCGGGCGAAGAGCGCGGACAGGGTCGTCTTGCCGCTGCCGCCCTTGCCTACGAAGGCGACACGCATGGGCGTGCACCCCCTGCGACCCGGATCTTAATGAAAATGGGTGTCATGAGCATAGGTTGCGGAGCGGCTGAGGCGGTGTCAAATCGGGGCCGGGCCACGGGTGTTCAACGCCTCGGGGCGTGCCGTGAGTTGACCGACTTTTTGCGGGCTTGGGGTGGACGCGGAGTACCTGATTCCGGCGCGCTCACCAGTGCGTTCGCCAGTGCGTTCACCGAGGTTGACAGCCCCTACTCAGTGGTAAAACATGTGCTCACTGTGCGGCTCATGTGACTGATGAGCCCGGAGTTTTCTGGATTGCCCACATCACCACTCGCACCCCGGTACGGCCCCGGTCGCCTTGCGCTGCCCGCCGCCGTGCCCCGGGTACTGCCGAGCCTCAGGCATGACCTTCAAGACCGAAATGGGATCTGCATGTCCATAGCGAGACGAGTCACCGCGCGCCGCCTGCTGGGGACCGGCGTCGCCGCACTCGCACTCACGGCGGCCGCGACCGGTTCCGCCTGGGCCACCGGCACGCCCGGCGGCGACGGCTGGGGCAGGAAGAGCTACGCCCCCGGCGAGGGCGCGGGCACTCCCACCGAGACCGACCGCTGCCAGTTCTCCCTGGACGGCGTGAACTTCGCCGACTGGGTCAAGCTCGACGACCAGAACCTCAAGCCCACCGACGACGGCAAGGTCCACATCAAGGTCCGTACCGCCGCCGACGCCACGACCTGCACGGTCTCCCTCGCCTCCTACCTCGCCCACGGCCCGGACTTCGCGACCTCGGGCGAGCAGGTCCTCATCGACTTCGACACGGTCACGGTGAAGCCGGGCGCGACGGACTCCTTGGACATCGCCGTCCCGGACGCCGGCTGCTTCGCGCAGATCGACCTCTACCGCGGTGCCAAGAAGTTCGACGGCGACCTCGACGCGAACGACGGCTTCGAGCACGGCGACGTCCCCAGGGGCCCGGACGGCCCGGTCATCAAGGACAAGCTGATCGCGGCCTGGAACGGCGGCACGAAGGACTGCACGCCGACCTCGGAGGAGCCCCCGCCGAGTGAGGAGAAGCCGCCGTCCGAGGAGAAGCCCCCGTCGGAGGAGAAGCCCCCGGCGGAC belongs to Streptomyces graminofaciens and includes:
- a CDS encoding SpoIIE family protein phosphatase — encoded protein: MGTDRGSNASGVARQRFDVADAAPLLIDVRGMVTSWTRDAERLFGYPAAEILGRSVRTLLTPEDGDRVGALAESHRHLGGWSGILAGRHREGRVFKVMVRVVPTREAERLAFGTASPAHWIALVSDATDAPGWDMSRPVLEQMTARSPVGIAIVDTDLRFVWSNEALSRYGGGPAHERVGRRLAEVQPGLDAERIEAQMRMVLTTGEPVLDYEHVGRFRSAPHRETAHAMSFTRLEDDQGRPIGVYYTVVDVSERHRARVRLALLDRAGEQIGRTLDVSRTAQELVDVAVPALADFVTVDLLESVLRGAEPLSLAGAGAWASTGEGSVVLRRTAQQSVNPGVPEAVVEVGGVAAYRAGSPPARALANGRSWCEPTLDPLSEEWATAVPGHRALSMSALGLHSVMIVPVRARGITLGITTFFRRDRQDPFDTVDLGLAEELVGRAAVCVDNARRYTREREAALVLQRSLLPRRLPEQDAAEVAVRYRPADELTGLGGDWYDVIPLSGARLALVVGEVAGHGIDGAAAMGRLRTAVRTLADLDLPPDEVLAHLDDMVAKSARQEGAEPGGGSVQTVGARCLYAVLDPVDGACSLAAAGHFAPALVAPDGAVDFVELPEGPRLGVDGHPFEVLELNLPEGTVIALHTDGLLAESSPDALRRALSFQAAQPPVRQPARPDHQALRQPPQQLAPPAAFLDRLCGSVLDALAPARPIDDVALLLARTRRLSADRVASWELPADPALVAEARKTTARQLGLWGLEDLAFTTELVVSELVTNAIRHAAGPIRLRLILERTLICEVFDGGATAPHLRHPRTTDEGGRGLFLISQFTQRWGTRFLPEGKVIWAEQSLVNPLA
- a CDS encoding SCO5389 family protein; protein product: MSLDVSPQLLAEAEKGEVREADFVETVRTSLPYAYDLIASLVGELKTSVAGFADNQTPPPSEKERGQLLRALSSDAIRGSLERHFGVALAFQNCHRVAVFPTEARGGETYAKFTSLRSQILNQSPEFRDC
- a CDS encoding ATP-binding protein, with the translated sequence MRVAFVGKGGSGKTTLSALFARHLAGSGAPLVAIDGDINQHLAHALGLDEDAVFGAPPLSARTGEIKDHLRGTNPRIASREAMVKTTPPGRGSRLLTLLGDDDVHRHHVQHVDGVPLMVTGAFGESDLGVACYHSKLGAVELYLNHLVDGPGEYVVVDMTAGADAFASGLFTRFDLTFLVVEPTRKSVSVYRQYQEHAAEFGIPIAVVGNKVTGEDDLLFLKEHIGDDLLAHCVLSDFVRAQEQGREPGELEGHNLRTLERLKAAVDGRTKDWAAFQRHAVEFHLRNAAAWANAATGQDLGAQVDPEFRHGPQSLAAAADTAAVSF
- a CDS encoding LAETG motif-containing sortase-dependent surface protein gives rise to the protein MSIARRVTARRLLGTGVAALALTAAATGSAWATGTPGGDGWGRKSYAPGEGAGTPTETDRCQFSLDGVNFADWVKLDDQNLKPTDDGKVHIKVRTAADATTCTVSLASYLAHGPDFATSGEQVLIDFDTVTVKPGATDSLDIAVPDAGCFAQIDLYRGAKKFDGDLDANDGFEHGDVPRGPDGPVIKDKLIAAWNGGTKDCTPTSEEPPPSEEKPPSEEKPPSEEKPPADETTPSESPKTPVEDAPKPSPSDSTPAAPTPNGGNPGDLAETGGGNAIPLAIGAAALVAAGGAIFVITRRKGATRNGS